A section of the Epinephelus moara isolate mb chromosome 3, YSFRI_EMoa_1.0, whole genome shotgun sequence genome encodes:
- the yipf5 gene encoding protein YIPF5 codes for MSGFDSFNTDFYQSSYSVDDQNQAAYGYSNTENPYNKQYAGQYDYSQPMAYSSPGMMPPQQPYTGQIFQPTQTYTPSPAQSMYSSSFDDEPPLLEELGINFDHIWQKTLTVLHPLKAADGSIMNETDLAGPMVFCLAFGATLLLTGKIQFGYVYGISAIGCLGMYCLLNLMSMTGVSFGCVASVLGYCLLPMILLSSFGVLLSLQGMIGIILTATIIGWCSFSASKIFISALAMDGQQLLVAYPCALLYGVFALISVF; via the exons ATGTCAGGGTTTGACAGTTTTAACACAGACTTTTACCAGTCCAGCTACAGTGTAGATGACCAAAACCAGGCAGCCTATggctacagcaacactgaaAACCCCTACAACAA GCAATACGCTGGTCAGTATGACTACTCCCAGCCCATGGCTTACTCCTCCCCAGGGATGATGCCGCCCCAGCAGCCATACACAGGACAGATCTTTCAGCCCACACAGACCTACACCCCATCACCAGCACAATCCATGTATAGCAGCAGCTTCGATGACGAGCCGCCACTGTTAGAAG AATTAGGGATCAACTTCGACCACATCTGGCAGAAGACTCTGACGGTGCTCCATCCATTGAAGGCAGCAGACGGCAGTATCATGAATGAGACAGACCTGGCTGGCCCCATGGTCTTCTGTTTGGCATTCGGAGCGACACTTCTCCTG ACAGGTAAGATCCAGTTTGGCTACGTGTACGGTATCAGTGCAATCGGCTGCCTCGGCATGTACTGCCTCCTCAACCTAATGAGTATGACGGGCGTCTCGTTTGGCTGTGTGGCCAGCGTGCTGGGATACTGTCTCCTCCCCATGATCCTCCTCTCCAGCTTTGGAGTCCTCCTCTCTTTACA GGGCATGATTGGAATTATACTAACGGCAACAATCATTGGCTGGTGCAGTTTCTCGGCCTCAAAGATCTTCATCTCGGCATTGGCCATGGATGGGCAGCAGCTGTTGGTTGCTTACCCGTGCGCTCTCTTGTATGGGGTCTTTGCACTCATTTCTGTATTCTAA